The Candidatus Binatus sp. DNA window GCGCGCGATGGCCAAGGCGCTCGCCGACGAGGGGATGCAGGTCAGCATCTGCGCCCGCACCAAAGAAGCAGTCGATGATGCCGTCGCGGAACTGACGCGATCGAACGCATCGCGCGTGATCGGATTCGTCGGTGATGTGACGAAGGCCGACTTCGCGCGGCGATGGGTCGATGAAACCGCGAAGCAACTCGGCGGTATCGATGTGCTGGTGAACAACGCCGGCGGGGCGCAGCCGGGCGCGCTCGCGGACCTGCCCGATTCCGCATGGCAAACGACTTTCGACCTGAATCTCTTCGCGCCGGTCAGGCTCGCGCGCCTTTGCGCCCCGCACCTCGAGAAACGCGGCGGCGGCTCGATCATCAATATCGGATCGATCTACGGGCGCGAGTCGGGCGGGCCGCTGACCTACAACGCGTCGAAGGCGGCGCTTCATTCTTTCACCAAGATGCTCGCGCGCGAGTTCGCGCCGAAAAAAATCCGCGTCAACACGATCGCGCCGGGCTCGATCATTTTCGAGGGCGGCGTCTGGCAGCAGGTCTTCAAGGCGAATCCCGCGTTCGAGAAAGATTTCATCAGCCATGATTTCCCCGCCGGACGGCTCGGACGTCCCGACGAAGTTGCGTATGCGGTCGTGATGCTCGCGTCGCCGCGCGCAAGCTGGATTACCGGCGCGTGCATCCCGGTGGACGGCGCGCAGGGGCGCTCGATCAATTAAATCGTCGATGGCACGATCGCACTTCGCGCGCGCTGCGGCCGCGTTCGCAAACGCGGGGCTGATTCTCGCGGCACTGCTCGCCGCGTTATCCGCGATCGTGCTCGCAGGATGCGCCGCGCCGCTGCCCACCACGGAATTGCCGCCCGCACGATTCATCGCGCCGGTGCCTGAGTTTCCGGGACTGCGCGACTATCGCGGAATTTTCGATTTCAGGATCGGGGCGACGGGACTCGACCAGGCGGGCGTCGCGGATCTCGCGAAGGAAGCGCAAATCGATTTCATAATTCCCGGCGATCGCATCGAGCCGGGCAGTTCCGACTACGGAATCCCGGGCTTCACCTCGACGATTCTGTTTATCGCGGGCGGCGCGTTCGAGAGCGGCGGCGGCAGAATCATCGGGGTGAATCTCCACGAGCCGATTCATCCTGATTTGAGCACCGCCGATCTGATTAGCGCGATTCGCGACCAGGGCGGGCTCGCGATCGCGGCACAGCCGGCGAAATTCACGAATCCGGCCGACTTCGCGCTGGCCGACGGAATCGAGGTGTACAATCAGCGCGATACGTGGCTCGAGCAGAGCCCGGCGGCGCTCTATCTGCGCGCGATTTTCACGAACACGGACAAGTTCCTCGCGAGCCTCGACGTGCGACCCGACGTGAATCTCGCCTTCTACGACAGGATTGCCGCCGGTGCGCGCGTCACGATGCTCGCCGGCCTGGGCGCGCCCGACGACCTGACGGTGCTCGGCTCGAAAGTCGGCACCACGCCGCAACTGATGCTCTTCTACACGACGCATCTGCTGGCGCGCGAGCGCGATCAGG harbors:
- a CDS encoding SDR family NAD(P)-dependent oxidoreductase, whose protein sequence is MDLGLNGKVAMITGASRGLGRAMAKALADEGMQVSICARTKEAVDDAVAELTRSNASRVIGFVGDVTKADFARRWVDETAKQLGGIDVLVNNAGGAQPGALADLPDSAWQTTFDLNLFAPVRLARLCAPHLEKRGGGSIINIGSIYGRESGGPLTYNASKAALHSFTKMLAREFAPKKIRVNTIAPGSIIFEGGVWQQVFKANPAFEKDFISHDFPAGRLGRPDEVAYAVVMLASPRASWITGACIPVDGAQGRSIN